The following coding sequences are from one Arthrobacter crystallopoietes window:
- a CDS encoding WD40/YVTN/BNR-like repeat-containing protein: protein MNDTSRTPAAPAEKQKKDSAGRRRRVAAAVAAAVIAVGGGIGLFAATGGKDAATEASGAATSPYVGGDLHILTSLEGRLYVGGHDGGAVSTDGGVTWTQLPSLKGADPMGAAATGEVTLIGGHPGLYRSTDGTSFAKVSGGGALDDVHGLGGSGEIFYASTAEGGLQVSDDGGKNWTTRNTEIGQSFMGVILVDPADPQRLIATDMANGLVTSNDGGRTWEGLGGPGGPMAVTWDPTNTARLVVSGMAESAISSDGGETWAPLTAPEGTTATTFSPDGKTLFAAVRNGTNASVYASTDEGRSWTSLV, encoded by the coding sequence GTGAACGACACGTCCCGTACGCCCGCAGCACCAGCAGAGAAGCAAAAGAAAGACAGTGCTGGCCGGCGCCGGCGGGTAGCGGCAGCAGTAGCCGCTGCTGTTATCGCCGTCGGCGGTGGTATCGGTCTATTTGCGGCCACCGGCGGGAAAGATGCTGCTACAGAAGCATCAGGGGCTGCAACCAGTCCCTACGTTGGCGGAGATCTGCACATACTGACCTCGCTCGAGGGCCGGCTTTACGTGGGCGGCCACGACGGCGGGGCTGTTTCGACCGATGGTGGTGTCACCTGGACACAACTGCCATCACTTAAAGGGGCCGACCCGATGGGGGCGGCGGCAACAGGGGAAGTCACGCTCATCGGTGGCCACCCCGGCCTTTACCGGTCCACCGACGGCACCTCCTTCGCGAAAGTCAGCGGTGGAGGAGCGCTCGATGATGTGCATGGCCTTGGCGGCTCGGGTGAAATCTTCTACGCCAGCACGGCAGAGGGTGGGCTACAGGTCAGCGACGACGGCGGGAAGAACTGGACGACCCGTAACACTGAGATTGGTCAGTCTTTTATGGGAGTCATTTTGGTGGACCCAGCCGACCCCCAGCGACTGATCGCGACGGATATGGCCAACGGCCTCGTTACCAGTAACGATGGTGGCCGCACGTGGGAAGGCCTGGGCGGACCCGGTGGGCCGATGGCCGTCACATGGGACCCTACCAACACCGCGCGGTTGGTGGTTTCAGGTATGGCCGAAAGCGCCATCAGTAGTGATGGCGGAGAAACCTGGGCCCCTTTGACGGCACCTGAGGGTACTACCGCCACCACCTTCTCCCCCGACGGGAAGACGCTCTTCGCCGCCGTCCGCAACGGCACTAACGCCAGTGTTTACGCCAGCACCGACGAGGGCCGGTCTTGGACAAGTCTGGTTTAG
- a CDS encoding DUF305 domain-containing protein yields the protein MKMSYWRFGAMIATATVVMYGLMFIDTYALEHLRWSKSRMYMAITMGGVMALVMLGWMMNMYRNRKVNIAIVGVALLVLATSISLDRIQATIDDTAFMNSMIPHHSMAILRSERAGIEDYRVCELAVAISEAQRREISEMEWLVNDIAENGPAETADEAENRQVPEYEVSALRNCQGVSSALSLP from the coding sequence ATGAAGATGAGCTATTGGCGTTTCGGCGCGATGATCGCCACCGCCACCGTCGTGATGTACGGGCTCATGTTCATCGACACCTACGCGCTGGAACACTTGCGGTGGAGCAAGAGCCGGATGTACATGGCGATCACGATGGGCGGCGTGATGGCCCTGGTTATGCTCGGCTGGATGATGAACATGTACCGGAACCGGAAGGTGAACATAGCCATCGTGGGGGTGGCTTTGCTCGTACTCGCGACCTCCATCAGCCTCGATCGCATCCAGGCCACCATCGACGACACCGCGTTCATGAACTCAATGATCCCCCACCACTCCATGGCGATCCTGCGGTCGGAACGGGCCGGGATCGAGGACTACCGGGTGTGCGAGCTGGCAGTTGCCATCAGTGAGGCCCAACGGCGGGAAATCAGCGAGATGGAATGGCTCGTCAACGACATTGCGGAGAACGGGCCGGCGGAAACCGCCGACGAGGCTGAAAACCGACAGGTACCGGAGTACGAGGTGAGTGCGCTCAGGAACTGCCAGGGCGTTTCATCTGCACTGAGTTTGCCCTAG
- a CDS encoding BlaI/MecI/CopY family transcriptional regulator gives MRQLGQLEAAVMERVWSADAAVSVREVLDALQQERTIAYTTVMTVMDNLHTKGLLVRQKEGRAYRYRAARTREQHAAEYMQNVLASGSDRTATLLHFLEQMPADEVAELRRALDQAGNGEAATS, from the coding sequence GTGCGTCAGCTGGGACAGCTGGAAGCTGCGGTGATGGAGCGCGTGTGGTCTGCAGATGCTGCCGTTTCGGTCCGCGAGGTGCTCGATGCTCTGCAGCAGGAGCGCACTATCGCGTATACAACGGTCATGACGGTGATGGACAACCTCCATACCAAAGGCCTGCTGGTGCGCCAGAAAGAGGGCCGGGCTTACCGGTACCGGGCTGCCCGGACACGCGAGCAGCACGCTGCCGAGTATATGCAGAACGTGCTGGCCTCCGGCAGCGACCGTACCGCGACACTGCTGCATTTCCTTGAACAGATGCCCGCCGATGAAGTTGCCGAGCTGCGTCGGGCACTGGATCAGGCCGGGAACGGCGAAGCCGCAACGTCATGA
- a CDS encoding cytochrome P450 produces MRGAEAAALLYTSGQFTRQGALPPNTLRLLQDKGSVQMLDDGHHRHRKAMFMDLMSEDSVSRLKDIFEGAWLDRAQEWQEPVILHDEVRLILTRAACQWAGVPVSDRGAETLARELSRMIDKAASLGPGNWWAQLRRNRTEKWATELVERIRSGTVKTPAGCPASQIAGHRDVDGDLLTAKVAAVELINLLRPTVAVGRFIVFAALALAEYPRWRSKIVSSGPDELEAFAQEVRRFYPFFPAVGGVAREEAVWRDNRLPAGTWVLFDLYGTNRDGRVWADPHAFTPDRFRNQEITPHALVPQGAGDAGSTHRCPGERITLELVKAAALLLSTTDCHVPVQDLGISLRRIPALPGSGFVLMPRAPLRAG; encoded by the coding sequence ATGCGCGGAGCAGAGGCAGCGGCTCTGCTGTATACGAGCGGACAGTTCACGCGACAGGGCGCATTGCCGCCGAACACCCTTCGCCTGCTCCAGGACAAAGGCAGCGTCCAGATGCTCGATGACGGTCACCACCGCCACCGCAAGGCCATGTTTATGGATCTCATGTCTGAGGACTCCGTCAGCCGTCTCAAGGACATTTTCGAGGGCGCCTGGCTGGACCGGGCTCAAGAGTGGCAGGAACCGGTGATCCTGCATGATGAGGTGCGGCTCATTCTTACCCGGGCTGCCTGTCAATGGGCGGGTGTGCCGGTTTCCGACCGCGGCGCCGAGACCTTGGCCCGCGAGCTCAGCCGTATGATCGACAAAGCAGCCTCCTTGGGCCCGGGCAACTGGTGGGCTCAGTTGCGCCGGAACCGGACGGAAAAGTGGGCCACCGAGCTGGTCGAGCGGATCCGTTCGGGCACGGTGAAGACACCAGCGGGATGCCCGGCCTCCCAGATCGCAGGCCACAGGGATGTCGACGGCGATCTTCTGACTGCCAAGGTCGCAGCTGTGGAGCTGATCAATCTGCTGCGTCCGACGGTGGCTGTGGGCCGCTTTATTGTGTTCGCTGCACTGGCACTGGCGGAATATCCCCGCTGGCGCTCAAAGATTGTTTCGTCCGGACCTGATGAGCTGGAGGCGTTTGCGCAGGAAGTCAGGCGGTTTTACCCGTTCTTCCCGGCTGTGGGCGGAGTCGCCCGCGAAGAAGCCGTCTGGAGGGACAACAGGCTGCCGGCCGGAACCTGGGTCCTGTTCGACCTGTACGGCACCAACCGCGACGGCCGGGTCTGGGCGGATCCGCATGCATTTACTCCCGACCGTTTCCGGAACCAGGAGATCACTCCGCATGCCTTGGTGCCCCAAGGCGCCGGGGACGCCGGGAGCACGCATCGCTGCCCGGGGGAGCGCATCACGCTGGAGTTGGTGAAGGCGGCAGCACTCCTGCTGTCTACTACTGACTGCCATGTGCCGGTCCAGGATCTGGGTATCAGCCTTCGCCGGATACCCGCTTTACCCGGCAGCGGCTTCGTCCTCATGCCGCGGGCCCCGCTACGGGCAGGGTGA
- a CDS encoding recombinase family protein, with product MLVGYMRVSKTDGSQTSDLQRDALLAAGVDSGQLYEDKASGKRDDRPQLAACLKALRDGDTLMVWKLDRLGRDLRHLVNVVHDLTQRGIGLKVLTGQGAAIDTTTASGKLVFGIFAALAEFERELISERTLAGLASARARGRKGGRPFKMTPAKVRLAMSSMGQPDTKVADLCDELGITRQTLYRHVSPTGELRPDGAKLLAKK from the coding sequence ATGCTGGTCGGCTACATGCGGGTTTCGAAAACCGATGGATCACAGACGAGTGACCTGCAGCGCGATGCTCTGCTTGCCGCCGGCGTCGACTCCGGCCAGCTGTATGAGGACAAGGCGTCCGGCAAACGCGACGACCGGCCGCAACTGGCGGCCTGCCTCAAAGCGCTCCGGGACGGTGACACCCTAATGGTATGGAAACTCGATCGGCTCGGCCGCGACCTACGCCACCTGGTCAACGTCGTCCACGACCTCACCCAACGCGGCATCGGACTCAAAGTTCTCACCGGACAGGGCGCCGCCATCGACACCACCACCGCGTCCGGGAAACTCGTGTTCGGGATCTTCGCCGCCCTGGCCGAGTTCGAACGCGAACTCATCTCCGAACGCACCCTCGCCGGCCTCGCGTCGGCGCGTGCTCGCGGACGAAAAGGCGGAAGGCCCTTCAAAATGACGCCCGCGAAAGTCCGGCTGGCCATGTCATCCATGGGACAGCCCGACACCAAAGTCGCAGACCTCTGCGACGAGCTGGGGATTACCAGGCAGACCCTGTACCGGCATGTATCACCTACAGGGGAACTGCGACCCGACGGAGCCAAACTGCTCGCGAAGAAATAG
- a CDS encoding M56 family metallopeptidase — translation MTVPVVLVVFATVAAVLGPRLLRRGDWLTRSPRMGIFAWQALSGSVLLSALLAGAALAVPTLPATANIAEFLQSCLMLLKAQYSTPGGAAAGITGAILAVSVLARYGFCLARCMVSARSSRLEQLRALALVARRNDRYGVLVVDHPVAAAYCLPGRGRQIVLTTAALDVLDEEQLSAVLAHERAHLRGRHDLVMAGAEALEQAFPRVPAFRAARFELARLIELQADDTAVRHYPRLTVASALVRLAEGGAAPASALGAGGQSALMRVRRLAAPLNPLGPGRRAAIALAAAVLLAGPVLLAAVPAAGIAHDFSCPTAAVASHKDMAALGCLPAAQACPEGAARS, via the coding sequence ATGACTGTCCCGGTTGTCCTGGTCGTTTTTGCCACAGTTGCTGCCGTCTTGGGGCCGCGGCTGCTTCGGCGAGGCGACTGGCTCACCAGATCGCCGCGGATGGGCATTTTCGCCTGGCAGGCCCTGAGCGGTTCCGTGTTGCTCTCGGCACTGCTCGCTGGAGCAGCGCTGGCCGTACCGACACTGCCTGCAACAGCCAATATTGCCGAGTTCCTGCAGTCCTGCCTGATGCTCCTTAAGGCACAGTATTCGACTCCTGGCGGAGCCGCGGCAGGAATCACGGGCGCGATTCTGGCCGTGAGTGTCCTGGCACGCTACGGCTTCTGCCTCGCCAGATGCATGGTCTCAGCCAGGAGCAGCAGGCTGGAGCAGCTTCGGGCGCTGGCGCTGGTCGCCCGCCGGAATGACCGGTATGGCGTACTCGTTGTGGACCACCCGGTCGCAGCCGCGTACTGCCTGCCCGGCCGCGGACGGCAGATTGTCCTGACCACGGCGGCACTGGACGTCCTGGACGAGGAGCAGCTCAGCGCAGTACTGGCCCACGAGCGGGCGCATCTGCGCGGCCGGCACGATCTGGTCATGGCCGGCGCGGAGGCCCTGGAGCAGGCGTTTCCCCGCGTTCCCGCGTTTCGCGCCGCCCGCTTTGAACTCGCCCGGCTCATTGAGCTGCAGGCCGATGACACCGCTGTGCGCCACTATCCGCGGCTTACGGTTGCTTCTGCCCTGGTCCGTCTGGCTGAGGGCGGCGCGGCGCCCGCCTCCGCGCTGGGGGCCGGAGGCCAGAGCGCACTCATGCGCGTACGCCGTCTGGCGGCACCGTTAAATCCCCTGGGCCCCGGGCGCAGGGCGGCCATTGCGTTGGCCGCGGCCGTCCTGCTTGCCGGACCGGTCCTCCTGGCTGCCGTACCCGCTGCCGGCATTGCGCATGATTTTTCATGCCCGACCGCCGCCGTTGCAAGCCATAAAGACATGGCGGCCCTTGGTTGCCTGCCGGCGGCGCAGGCATGCCCGGAGGGAGCGGCCCGTAGTTAG
- a CDS encoding C40 family peptidase has product MFKNNHARHRATPVHSNPFSGVSKAVSSHAGTVGRSAAVVTAAGGLMLGAGLPANAAAEVDSSNFAASTQAETVATPASAPASSDEGAATHTVKAGDTLGNIAAQHGVDLNELFAANGLDWTSIIYPGDIIQLPGAAQAPAAQAPAQAAPAETAPAPAPAPAEAPAPAEPKEEAFTVAAASANIEPAASTSSIADVAKSMVDSPYVYGGTSPSTGWDCSGFTKWVYAQAGIDLPRTSQQQIAAMTPTSNPQPGDLVSQNGGGHIGIYLGDGKMVSALNPGDGTLVHPISWMPVDGYYTVR; this is encoded by the coding sequence TTGTTCAAAAACAATCACGCACGCCACCGTGCCACCCCGGTCCACAGCAACCCGTTCAGCGGAGTTTCGAAGGCCGTTTCGTCCCACGCAGGTACCGTTGGCCGCAGTGCCGCAGTTGTCACCGCTGCCGGTGGCCTGATGCTCGGCGCCGGCCTGCCCGCCAACGCTGCCGCAGAAGTGGATTCCAGTAACTTCGCCGCATCGACCCAAGCTGAAACCGTTGCCACTCCGGCATCCGCTCCTGCCTCCTCTGATGAGGGCGCTGCAACCCACACCGTCAAGGCCGGCGACACCCTCGGCAACATTGCCGCGCAGCACGGCGTCGACCTGAACGAGCTCTTCGCGGCCAACGGCCTCGACTGGACGTCGATCATCTACCCCGGTGACATCATCCAGCTCCCCGGTGCCGCGCAGGCGCCGGCTGCCCAGGCCCCGGCCCAGGCCGCACCGGCAGAGACTGCTCCGGCCCCCGCTCCGGCCCCGGCAGAAGCGCCGGCACCGGCCGAGCCGAAGGAAGAAGCCTTCACGGTTGCTGCAGCAAGCGCCAACATTGAACCGGCCGCCAGCACTTCCAGCATCGCCGATGTCGCCAAGTCCATGGTGGATTCTCCGTATGTCTACGGCGGAACTTCACCGAGCACCGGGTGGGACTGCTCCGGCTTCACGAAATGGGTCTACGCCCAGGCAGGCATCGACCTTCCCCGGACCAGCCAGCAGCAAATCGCGGCCATGACGCCGACCAGCAACCCGCAGCCGGGCGACCTGGTATCCCAGAACGGTGGAGGCCACATCGGTATCTACCTTGGCGACGGCAAGATGGTCAGCGCCCTGAATCCGGGCGATGGCACTTTGGTCCACCCGATCAGCTGGATGCCGGTAGACGGTTACTACACCGTCCGGTAA
- a CDS encoding copper resistance protein CopC yields MTDHQQVGLLPQPAGTVLDAGKGGSIPGDSAWHSRLGSAARSGWRLLVIAALAGIALLGGAGPASAHANLLFTAPAAGAAVADAPQALTLLFDEPVSAGGTVVEVSGGDAGIAMGPATLSHEGRAVEVPVDGVMAPGVYVVEWQITARDGDVMGGSYRFAVGPAAASLDPGQSTQTRGFWITAGLRWIVFAGLALGLGELVQARLLRREPGAGPRTWMLPVLLSGLAAAAGLALVLAGNGSLARGVLSPDPEALFSSRPGILALVTAGGFALAVAAEFVSRRAWLWPGLFMVVAGEALRAHPQLVNPVLGIPLSVVHLAAAAAWAGTLVYALRAAAARRHAPRGIRTVFAAYAGLAVWLFAAVAVTGTVSALLLVPLDEIATTDYGRALAIKLLLVAAVAALALLARRRLRRRAAGVKIIRPARMEAVALLVLLGLSALLTVLPMPGTKDAALAFPPPATGPAVITGALAGNVGITATASEGQLVVQLTAPQTPDGTGGTDQQYSLSGALAGPSGRTQELDMRGCGTGCYVSAATWENGSSRLTLTATAEGWTGGRAGITVAWPASPAPELLTEVVSTMAQIPEFTVHEVVTSDTTQGLGAPASLQVEGPRFLDRALYGSGTAPWTNRLPDEDGHRRLALAYPAENAYFELTLADDGRILSETLAAPHHQVTRTYIYTGHE; encoded by the coding sequence TTGACGGATCACCAGCAGGTGGGGCTCCTGCCGCAGCCAGCCGGCACCGTATTGGACGCTGGCAAGGGAGGCAGTATTCCCGGAGATTCTGCTTGGCATTCGCGCCTGGGCTCCGCGGCCCGCAGCGGCTGGCGACTGTTGGTCATTGCAGCGCTGGCTGGCATTGCGTTGCTGGGCGGGGCCGGTCCGGCTTCTGCCCATGCCAATCTTCTCTTTACCGCTCCGGCAGCCGGTGCCGCCGTTGCCGACGCCCCGCAGGCCCTGACCCTTCTGTTCGATGAGCCGGTATCTGCCGGCGGCACGGTGGTTGAAGTGTCGGGCGGCGATGCAGGTATCGCCATGGGCCCGGCAACACTTAGCCATGAAGGCCGGGCCGTGGAAGTGCCGGTCGACGGCGTGATGGCACCGGGTGTTTATGTAGTGGAATGGCAGATCACAGCCCGTGACGGGGACGTGATGGGCGGTAGCTATCGCTTCGCTGTGGGTCCGGCCGCAGCTTCACTCGATCCCGGGCAGTCCACGCAGACGCGGGGATTCTGGATCACGGCAGGTTTGCGGTGGATCGTTTTTGCCGGCCTGGCCCTGGGCCTCGGCGAACTGGTTCAGGCCCGCCTGTTGCGGCGCGAACCGGGCGCCGGGCCGCGTACCTGGATGCTGCCGGTGCTGCTGTCGGGTTTGGCCGCGGCGGCAGGCCTGGCCCTGGTGTTGGCAGGCAACGGTTCCCTTGCTCGAGGTGTCCTCAGTCCGGATCCGGAAGCCTTGTTTTCTTCACGTCCCGGGATTCTGGCGTTGGTCACCGCCGGCGGGTTCGCTTTGGCTGTGGCAGCCGAATTCGTGTCCCGCCGCGCCTGGTTGTGGCCTGGCCTGTTCATGGTGGTCGCGGGCGAGGCCCTGCGGGCACATCCGCAGCTGGTGAATCCTGTTCTCGGTATTCCGCTGTCTGTGGTCCATCTGGCCGCCGCGGCGGCGTGGGCGGGAACGCTGGTTTATGCCCTGCGTGCTGCTGCAGCGCGGCGGCACGCACCGCGGGGTATCCGCACAGTCTTTGCGGCCTATGCGGGCCTGGCTGTGTGGCTCTTTGCCGCTGTCGCCGTGACCGGAACCGTTTCGGCGTTGCTCCTGGTGCCGCTGGATGAAATCGCCACCACGGATTACGGGCGCGCTCTGGCCATCAAACTTCTCCTTGTCGCCGCCGTCGCCGCACTGGCTTTACTGGCACGGCGGCGGCTCCGCCGCCGGGCAGCGGGGGTAAAGATTATCCGCCCGGCCCGGATGGAAGCGGTGGCGCTGCTGGTGCTCCTGGGCCTTTCGGCGCTGCTGACGGTGCTGCCGATGCCGGGGACCAAGGACGCAGCGCTGGCTTTTCCGCCGCCGGCCACGGGACCGGCAGTCATCACGGGGGCACTGGCCGGCAATGTGGGCATCACGGCGACGGCCAGCGAAGGCCAGCTCGTGGTGCAGCTGACGGCGCCGCAAACACCGGACGGCACCGGCGGCACCGATCAGCAGTACAGCTTGAGCGGGGCATTGGCGGGCCCTTCCGGCAGGACGCAGGAGCTGGACATGCGCGGCTGCGGCACCGGATGCTACGTCAGCGCCGCCACCTGGGAAAACGGGTCCAGCCGGCTGACGCTGACCGCTACGGCCGAAGGCTGGACCGGCGGCCGCGCCGGCATCACGGTCGCCTGGCCCGCATCGCCTGCCCCGGAGCTTCTCACGGAAGTCGTTTCGACGATGGCGCAAATCCCGGAATTCACGGTGCACGAAGTCGTGACCAGCGACACCACCCAGGGTCTGGGGGCCCCCGCGTCCCTGCAGGTTGAAGGCCCGAGGTTCCTTGACCGGGCCCTTTACGGGTCAGGGACGGCACCTTGGACCAACCGGTTGCCGGACGAGGACGGCCACCGGCGCCTCGCGCTGGCCTACCCCGCCGAAAACGCCTACTTCGAACTCACGCTGGCCGATGACGGCAGAATCCTCTCCGAAACGCTCGCCGCGCCCCACCACCAGGTCACCCGCACATACATCTACACCGGACATGAGTAG
- a CDS encoding IS256 family transposase, which yields MIDPVTGEIIDQKELAEQLLAQAKEQGVSLVGPGGLLNQLTKNVLETALEAELTEHLGHEHGETPIAANMRNGTRSKTVLTEIGPVEIEVPRDREGSFEPVIVPKRKRRLDGIDQIVLSLSARGLTTGEIAAHFEEVYGAKVSKDTISRITEKVAGELAEWSARPLDPIYPVIFVDAIVVKVRDGQVRNTPFYVVMGVTTNGEREILGIWAGDGAEGARFWLQVFSELKNRGVEDVLIAVCDGLKGLPEAITTTWERTVVQQCIVHLIRNSFRYAGRQHRDGIVKALKPVYTAPSEQAAKDRFDEFKAEWGQRYPAIVQLWESAWAEFVPFLEYDVEIRRVICTTNAIESINARYRRAVRARGHFPNEAAALKCLYLVTRSLDPTGGGRARWVMRWKPALNAFAITFAGRFERTSN from the coding sequence ATGATCGATCCCGTGACGGGAGAGATCATCGATCAGAAGGAGCTCGCCGAGCAGTTGCTCGCGCAGGCCAAGGAACAGGGCGTGAGCCTGGTGGGCCCCGGCGGTCTGCTGAACCAGCTCACGAAAAACGTGCTCGAGACTGCGCTGGAAGCGGAACTGACCGAGCACCTCGGCCACGAGCACGGCGAGACTCCGATCGCGGCCAACATGCGCAATGGCACCCGATCCAAGACCGTATTGACCGAGATCGGGCCGGTGGAGATCGAGGTGCCGCGGGACCGTGAGGGATCCTTCGAGCCGGTGATCGTGCCCAAGCGGAAACGGCGCTTGGACGGAATCGATCAGATCGTGCTCTCCCTGAGCGCCCGGGGTTTGACGACCGGGGAGATCGCTGCGCACTTCGAGGAGGTTTACGGGGCCAAGGTCTCCAAGGACACCATCAGCCGGATTACGGAGAAGGTCGCCGGTGAGCTGGCTGAGTGGTCCGCCCGCCCGCTGGATCCGATCTACCCGGTGATCTTCGTCGATGCGATCGTGGTCAAGGTCCGCGACGGCCAGGTACGCAACACCCCGTTCTACGTCGTCATGGGCGTGACCACCAATGGGGAGCGGGAAATCCTGGGCATCTGGGCCGGCGACGGCGCCGAAGGCGCCCGGTTCTGGCTGCAGGTCTTCTCCGAGCTGAAGAACCGGGGTGTGGAAGACGTGCTCATCGCCGTCTGCGACGGGCTCAAAGGGCTGCCGGAGGCGATCACGACCACCTGGGAGCGAACGGTGGTGCAGCAGTGCATTGTGCACCTGATCCGCAACAGCTTCCGCTACGCCGGCCGGCAGCACCGCGACGGGATCGTCAAGGCGCTCAAGCCGGTCTACACCGCACCCAGTGAGCAGGCCGCGAAGGACAGGTTCGACGAATTCAAAGCCGAGTGGGGCCAACGGTATCCAGCCATCGTGCAGCTCTGGGAATCCGCATGGGCGGAGTTTGTGCCGTTCCTGGAGTACGACGTGGAGATCCGGCGGGTGATCTGCACGACGAACGCGATCGAGTCGATCAATGCCCGCTACCGGCGGGCGGTGAGGGCGCGCGGGCACTTCCCCAACGAGGCCGCTGCTCTGAAATGCCTCTACCTGGTCACCAGGTCTCTTGACCCTACCGGCGGAGGCCGGGCACGCTGGGTGATGAGGTGGAAGCCTGCGCTCAACGCGTTCGCGATCACCTTCGCGGGTCGGTTCGAGAGAACCTCCAACTAA
- a CDS encoding NADH-quinone oxidoreductase subunit N, which translates to MEASMRMLPALLLPEIIVFIGALAVLLGGSFLPRRRQWIARIVAALALLGAAAAAISAMFAPAQTAFSGTFAVDTATGTARIVTAVATLLVLGVASGEIAASPRESDTYALLLFAATGVMVLAGASDLLVLIAGFLLASIPLYGIVGLAGGRSGAEAAMKTYLMGALSGILLMLGVTVLYALAGGTGYALLRETLPDAPGAAVGAGVLGVLAGLLFKAGGVPFHFWVPDASQGTGGTAATFLTTVPKVGALVAVYRLVDTVSTGEDTLLFVAAILATASMFLGNLAAYWQNDPRRLLGWSTVAQVGFLLVPVAAAGRSGLALPSLLFYLAAYAVTNVAAFAVTAALPRHRELAAYRGLVRARPGLALALLVALLGLVGTPPLAVFVGKLTTATAAWDGGYGWLALAVMLNSLLSLFYYLRWFAPVFARPHQGALGFPQAGGAAAWPAATAGVAAVSSLALGLLAGPLWAALEGPLAM; encoded by the coding sequence ATGGAAGCATCGATGCGGATGCTGCCCGCGCTGCTGCTCCCCGAGATCATCGTCTTCATCGGAGCCCTCGCGGTGCTGCTGGGAGGGTCGTTTTTACCGCGCAGGCGCCAGTGGATCGCCCGCATCGTGGCCGCCCTGGCCTTGCTGGGTGCTGCTGCCGCAGCCATTTCCGCCATGTTTGCGCCGGCGCAAACCGCCTTCAGCGGCACCTTCGCCGTTGACACCGCCACGGGCACGGCCCGTATCGTCACCGCCGTGGCTACACTGCTGGTGCTGGGTGTGGCCTCCGGGGAGATAGCCGCTTCGCCTCGGGAATCCGACACCTACGCACTGCTGCTGTTCGCCGCCACCGGGGTGATGGTCCTGGCCGGAGCCTCGGACCTGCTGGTGCTCATCGCCGGGTTCCTGCTGGCCAGCATCCCCCTGTACGGGATCGTTGGTTTGGCCGGTGGCCGGTCCGGGGCCGAAGCCGCCATGAAGACTTACCTTATGGGCGCGCTGTCGGGGATCCTGCTCATGCTCGGGGTCACCGTGCTCTATGCCTTGGCGGGCGGCACCGGTTACGCCCTGCTCCGGGAAACTCTCCCCGACGCCCCGGGGGCGGCCGTGGGGGCCGGTGTATTAGGCGTGCTGGCCGGGCTGCTCTTTAAAGCCGGCGGGGTGCCCTTCCACTTCTGGGTGCCCGACGCATCCCAAGGCACCGGGGGTACCGCCGCCACGTTCCTCACCACGGTCCCGAAAGTGGGCGCGCTGGTGGCGGTGTACAGGCTCGTCGATACGGTCTCCACCGGTGAGGACACTTTGTTGTTCGTTGCGGCGATACTGGCTACGGCGTCGATGTTCCTGGGCAACCTCGCCGCCTATTGGCAGAATGACCCCCGCCGGCTGTTGGGCTGGTCGACCGTGGCCCAGGTTGGATTCCTGCTGGTGCCCGTGGCGGCGGCCGGGCGCAGCGGCCTGGCCTTGCCCTCGCTGCTGTTCTATCTGGCCGCTTATGCCGTCACCAATGTCGCCGCCTTCGCCGTCACCGCCGCGTTGCCCCGGCACCGGGAGTTGGCGGCCTACCGGGGCCTTGTCCGGGCCCGTCCGGGGCTGGCGCTGGCCCTGCTCGTTGCGCTGCTGGGGCTGGTGGGCACTCCGCCACTGGCGGTGTTCGTCGGAAAACTCACCACCGCCACCGCCGCCTGGGACGGCGGGTACGGCTGGCTGGCCCTGGCAGTGATGCTCAACAGTCTGCTCAGCCTCTTCTACTACCTGCGCTGGTTCGCCCCCGTCTTCGCCCGCCCGCACCAAGGTGCCCTAGGGTTCCCGCAAGCGGGCGGGGCCGCCGCCTGGCCCGCGGCGACTGCGGGTGTAGCAGCGGTCTCGAGTCTGGCGCTTGGCCTCCTTGCCGGGCCCCTGTGGGCGGCCCTCGAAGGCCCCCTGGCCATGTAG